One window from the genome of Nitrosopumilus sp. encodes:
- a CDS encoding 50S ribosomal protein L22 — MGRFDYAFQNYDPTRHVRSSLREKDISHKHAREVAVSIKGLSIEKARDYLIAVVDKNRAVPFRRYKNQVGHRPDPGVMSGRYPQKTAKEFIKVLDNLESNAEYKGMDLDRLRIVNATVHKGVIVKRFIPRAMGRATPKNNVLTHVELVAKEI, encoded by the coding sequence ATGGGTAGATTCGATTACGCTTTCCAAAATTATGATCCAACCAGACACGTACGTTCTTCATTAAGGGAAAAAGATATTTCACATAAACATGCTAGAGAAGTTGCAGTTTCCATCAAAGGATTATCAATTGAGAAAGCAAGAGATTATCTTATTGCAGTAGTTGATAAGAACAGAGCAGTTCCATTTAGAAGATATAAGAATCAAGTTGGACACAGACCAGATCCGGGAGTAATGTCTGGAAGATATCCACAAAAAACTGCAAAAGAATTCATCAAAGTATTAGACAATTTAGAATCAAATGCAGAATACAAAGGAATGGATTTAGACAGATTAAGAATTGTTAATGCAACAGTTCACAAAGGAGTAATTGTAAAGAGATTCATCCCAAGAGCAATGGGTAGAGCTACTCCAAAGAACAATGTATTAACACATGTAGAATTGGTGGCAAAGGAGATTTAG
- a CDS encoding 30S ribosomal protein S19, with amino-acid sequence MKLEVQQWRRKMVKEFLYRGIPQEELDALSLEKLFTLFNSRQRRSLTRGITDGKRKLIEEIKAAKAGKIKNPIKTHVRDLIILPYMVGVTVNVFSGKEFQPVAIVTEMIGHYLGEYVITNKRVSHGAPGVGASRSSLYVPLK; translated from the coding sequence ATAAAACTCGAAGTACAACAATGGAGAAGAAAAATGGTTAAAGAATTTTTATACAGAGGAATTCCACAAGAGGAACTTGATGCTTTATCATTAGAAAAATTATTTACATTATTCAATTCCAGGCAAAGACGATCTCTTACAAGAGGAATCACAGATGGAAAAAGAAAACTTATTGAAGAAATCAAAGCTGCAAAAGCAGGAAAAATAAAAAATCCAATAAAGACTCATGTTAGAGATTTAATTATTCTGCCATACATGGTAGGTGTTACAGTAAATGTATTTTCAGGGAAAGAATTCCAACCAGTTGCAATAGTAACTGAGATGATTGGACATTATCTAGGAGAATATGTAATAACAAACAAGAGAGTTTCACACGGTGCCCCAGGTGTTGGTGCATCAAGATCCAGTCTCTATGTACCATTGAAGTGA
- a CDS encoding 50S ribosomal protein L23, with amino-acid sequence MNVDQAMKIIIKPYITEKTFAMVENESKICFIVEISANKTEISEAVNTLYNEKVKKVNTARTIYGKKAFVQFENTEKARDLATKIGML; translated from the coding sequence ATGAATGTAGATCAAGCAATGAAAATTATCATTAAACCTTACATTACTGAGAAGACATTTGCTATGGTTGAAAACGAAAGTAAGATTTGCTTCATAGTAGAAATATCTGCAAATAAAACTGAAATTTCAGAAGCAGTAAATACACTTTACAATGAAAAAGTCAAAAAAGTAAACACTGCAAGAACAATTTATGGCAAAAAAGCTTTTGTGCAGTTTGAAAATACTGAAAAGGCCAGAGATTTGGCAACGAAGATAGGAATGCTATAA
- the rplD gene encoding 50S ribosomal protein L4, with amino-acid sequence MKTSSYTTTGTKDTDIELPIVFSTPFRRELIHKAFTNLTSHKFQKQGRKPMAGMDVVADSNDPPTGQGVSRVARMQGGGGGRQGQGAEVASTRGGRQAHPPIVEKVIYKKLNKKENKLALCSAIAATASKDLIESRGHKIKGIESFPIIVSNDIETISKASEITKVLESLKLTQDIERLDARKPRSGQSRLRGRSKKVGKSVLFVTTDSANLSKAVGAIPGVDVRSVKELSVLDLAPGSDPIRLTVYSKSAIEEIGKIKSTHLEIMVKRQ; translated from the coding sequence ATGAAAACATCCTCTTACACAACAACTGGAACTAAAGATACAGACATAGAACTTCCAATTGTTTTCTCAACTCCATTTAGAAGAGAACTAATTCACAAGGCTTTCACTAATCTAACATCTCATAAATTCCAAAAACAAGGGAGAAAACCAATGGCAGGAATGGATGTTGTTGCAGATTCGAATGATCCTCCAACAGGTCAAGGAGTATCACGTGTTGCAAGAATGCAAGGCGGAGGAGGAGGCAGACAAGGGCAAGGAGCAGAAGTCGCATCTACCAGAGGAGGAAGACAAGCACACCCACCAATAGTCGAAAAGGTAATTTACAAAAAACTAAACAAAAAAGAAAATAAACTTGCATTGTGTTCAGCTATTGCAGCAACAGCATCAAAAGATCTTATAGAAAGCAGAGGACATAAAATCAAAGGCATAGAATCATTTCCAATCATTGTATCAAATGACATCGAAACAATTTCCAAGGCAAGTGAGATTACCAAAGTTCTAGAATCATTAAAGTTAACACAAGATATTGAAAGATTGGATGCAAGAAAACCACGTTCAGGTCAATCAAGACTTAGAGGTAGAAGCAAGAAAGTTGGAAAAAGTGTCTTATTTGTAACTACAGATTCAGCAAACTTATCAAAAGCAGTTGGCGCAATTCCTGGAGTTGACGTTAGAAGTGTTAAAGAATTAAGTGTTTTAGATTTAGCACCAGGCTCAGATCCAATTAGATTAACAGTCTATTCAAAATCAGCAATCGAAGAAATTGGAAAAATTAAATCAACACATTTGGAGATCATGGTGAAAAGACAATGA
- a CDS encoding 50S ribosomal protein L3, translating into MGARKRHQPRRGSLAYSPRVRARSMEARIRAWPKLSASDEPKILAHCGFKAGCVQVVSIDDREKVPNAGKQLVNLGTVLVTPPVLVLGIRGYSKDHDGKHAEFDVYAEDIPKSIAKEITIKNTSGSIENAESRLRKIKEIFAIVAVSPRAAGLEQKKPYIFEASVSGGDIEKQFAHVKESLGKEIKIDQIFETGSSVDVAAITKGHGWQGVMRRWNVKKKQHKSRKTVREVGSLGPISPQSVMYTVPRAGQTGFHQRVEYDKRILIMGNTESNEIKINPEGGFKHFGLVKGDFIILKGSVPGTYKRLIKLRSQIRNVPTKINKPNILEVVV; encoded by the coding sequence ATGGGAGCTCGAAAAAGACACCAACCACGTAGAGGAAGTCTTGCATATTCACCAAGAGTGCGTGCAAGAAGCATGGAAGCCAGAATAAGAGCTTGGCCAAAATTATCAGCATCAGATGAACCAAAAATTTTGGCACATTGTGGATTCAAAGCAGGATGTGTCCAAGTTGTCAGCATTGATGATCGAGAAAAAGTACCCAATGCAGGAAAACAACTAGTGAATCTGGGAACAGTGTTAGTTACTCCACCAGTTTTAGTTTTAGGGATTAGAGGATATTCAAAAGATCATGATGGAAAACATGCAGAATTTGATGTATATGCAGAAGACATTCCAAAAAGCATTGCAAAAGAAATCACAATAAAAAATACTTCAGGTTCAATTGAAAATGCAGAATCAAGATTAAGAAAAATTAAAGAAATTTTTGCAATTGTTGCAGTATCTCCAAGAGCAGCAGGATTAGAACAGAAAAAGCCATACATCTTTGAAGCATCTGTTAGTGGTGGAGATATTGAAAAGCAGTTTGCACATGTTAAAGAATCATTAGGAAAAGAAATTAAAATTGATCAAATTTTTGAAACAGGTTCATCCGTTGATGTTGCAGCAATTACAAAAGGTCATGGATGGCAAGGAGTCATGAGAAGATGGAATGTGAAGAAGAAACAGCACAAATCAAGAAAAACAGTTAGAGAAGTTGGTTCATTGGGTCCAATTTCACCACAAAGTGTTATGTACACAGTTCCAAGAGCAGGACAAACAGGTTTTCATCAAAGAGTAGAATACGACAAAAGAATTCTAATCATGGGAAACACAGAATCAAATGAGATTAAAATTAATCCTGAAGGAGGGTTCAAACATTTTGGTTTAGTTAAAGGAGATTTCATTATTCTAAAAGGTTCAGTTCCAGGCACATACAAAAGATTAATCAAATTAAGAAGTCAAATTAGAAATGTTCCAACAAAAATTAACAAACCAAATATCTTGGAGGTAGTTGTATAA
- a CDS encoding putative RNA uridine N3 methyltransferase: MKLSVAIPQSALSDESLKIDKTRKISVLARACAIFKIDTIYVYQEGNNKSDGALLVMILKYLETPQFLRRRLFPKMNDLKFAGVLQPLKIPSHVTPVNSKKIKSGDIREGIVVSVKGKKFVDVGINQLIQYYGNMSTGKRVTVQFKEGYPRLSVKEIDRKDIPSYWGYSVKERANLFSVLSEWKGNIILTSRKGKPITNDLLSKYKKSDESTLVVFGSPEKGIHEIIGGRMNKVQNAKSLNFFPNQATETVRLEEALLGTLSIINAQS, translated from the coding sequence TTGAAATTATCTGTTGCAATTCCCCAGTCTGCATTATCAGATGAGTCTTTAAAAATAGATAAAACTCGAAAGATTTCAGTTCTAGCAAGAGCCTGTGCAATTTTTAAAATTGATACAATCTATGTGTATCAAGAAGGAAATAACAAATCAGACGGTGCATTACTAGTAATGATTTTAAAATATTTAGAAACACCTCAATTTTTGCGAAGGAGATTGTTTCCAAAAATGAATGATTTAAAATTTGCAGGAGTTTTACAGCCATTAAAAATTCCAAGTCACGTTACACCAGTTAATTCTAAAAAAATTAAATCTGGAGACATCAGAGAAGGAATTGTAGTTAGTGTAAAGGGGAAAAAATTTGTAGATGTTGGAATTAATCAATTAATTCAATATTATGGAAATATGTCAACTGGAAAACGAGTTACAGTTCAATTTAAAGAAGGATATCCAAGATTGTCAGTGAAGGAAATAGACAGAAAAGATATTCCATCATATTGGGGATATTCAGTAAAAGAGAGAGCAAATTTATTTTCAGTATTATCAGAATGGAAAGGAAACATTATTTTGACATCAAGAAAGGGCAAACCAATAACAAATGATCTTTTATCAAAATACAAAAAATCAGATGAATCTACTCTAGTAGTATTTGGATCTCCCGAAAAAGGAATTCATGAGATCATTGGCGGAAGAATGAACAAAGTACAAAACGCAAAATCATTAAACTTTTTTCCAAATCAAGCTACTGAAACTGTAAGATTAGAAGAAGCACTACTTGGAACTTTATCCATTATCAATGCTCAGAGCTAA
- the psmA gene encoding archaeal proteasome endopeptidase complex subunit alpha, with protein sequence MLPAQQGYDRAITVFSPDGRLYQVEYAIETVRRGTIAVGVKCKEGIVIAVEEKPRKLQISDTAQKIFQIDDHVGVAAAGYIPDARSQVDNARFFSQSNKMIYDEPVEVETIAKHLADQCQQYTQYAGVRPYGVALILGGVVNNTPQLYLTDPSGTYISYDAIAIGSGSDQVTDFLEKTYKEDLSLDDAATLAAAGIYLSSEDKEGTSHIRMAHIKKENGLYELVSDEQITQYANAAKEKYPHEQK encoded by the coding sequence ATGCTTCCTGCACAACAAGGTTATGACAGAGCAATTACGGTATTCTCACCAGATGGCAGACTATACCAAGTAGAATATGCAATTGAAACTGTAAGAAGAGGAACCATTGCAGTTGGTGTAAAATGTAAAGAAGGAATTGTCATAGCAGTGGAAGAAAAACCAAGAAAATTACAAATTTCAGACACTGCTCAAAAGATTTTCCAAATTGATGATCATGTAGGAGTAGCAGCTGCAGGATATATCCCAGATGCAAGAAGTCAAGTAGATAATGCTAGATTCTTTTCACAAAGTAACAAAATGATTTATGATGAACCAGTAGAAGTTGAAACCATTGCAAAACATTTAGCTGATCAATGTCAACAATATACACAATATGCAGGAGTGAGACCTTACGGAGTTGCACTGATTTTAGGAGGAGTTGTAAACAATACACCACAATTGTATTTGACTGATCCTAGTGGAACATACATTTCGTATGATGCAATTGCGATAGGTTCAGGTTCTGATCAAGTAACAGACTTTTTAGAGAAAACATACAAAGAAGATCTTTCACTTGATGATGCTGCAACATTAGCAGCTGCAGGAATTTATCTATCAAGTGAAGACAAAGAAGGAACAAGCCACATCAGAATGGCACATATCAAAAAAGAAAACGGCTTGTATGAATTAGTTTCAGATGAGCAGATTACCCAATATGCTAATGCTGCAAAAGAAAAATACCCACATGAACAAAAATAA
- a CDS encoding DUF371 domain-containing protein: MKFEIEFFGHENIRSNHQKTIEITKESNLTPRGDCIVGVNAKSSCADLPASLKSKLKNPDVKIKFSIRVDGESFIIEGKGHPDLILSHSEDIVIRKSDFICPRTLGIQCDKASDLLPRSMVKKLQNPKTLGIFTIIVD, encoded by the coding sequence GTGAAATTTGAAATTGAATTTTTTGGACATGAAAATATTCGTTCCAATCATCAAAAAACAATTGAAATTACAAAAGAATCTAACTTGACTCCTCGAGGTGATTGCATTGTTGGTGTTAATGCAAAATCTAGCTGTGCTGATTTACCTGCGAGTCTTAAATCAAAACTAAAAAATCCTGATGTCAAAATAAAATTTTCAATCCGCGTTGACGGCGAATCTTTTATAATTGAGGGCAAGGGACATCCTGATCTTATTTTGTCTCACTCTGAAGATATTGTTATTAGAAAAAGTGATTTTATTTGCCCCCGAACTCTAGGAATACAATGTGACAAAGCATCTGATTTGTTACCTAGAAGCATGGTGAAGAAATTACAAAATCCAAAAACTCTTGGTATTTTTACTATCATTGTTGATTAA
- a CDS encoding PQQ-dependent sugar dehydrogenase codes for MKEFIIIVILLSLIPVSFAQEYPEEGIKIEVVADNLTIPWSIDWLPDGTILFTERNGHLRIIQHGILLDDPLLSLNVGGVEGGMLGIAVDPEFSENNYIYVYYTTNEFLTTSNKLVRYQFTDGILIEDKVLIDKIPGGPFHDGGRIQFGPDGKLYVTTGEAGLPDLSQDLKSLGGKILRINSDGTIPKDNPWKNSPIYSIGHRNPQGIDWDKSGNLFATEHGPSGWRGVAHDEVNHIIAGKNYGWPTIIGDEKKDNMKTPILHSGDETWAPSGAEFYYGDKIPQWKGKYFVATLRGNHLHVIEFNSQNLVKSHEKLFENEFGRLRDIQTGPDGFLYILTSNQDGRGIPKTNDDKILRIIPINHTGINENIEKKPNPIDFREPRSYAGELYAITGIGLVGMVIGFIVIKKLMNKNKK; via the coding sequence GTGAAAGAATTTATCATCATAGTAATATTATTATCACTTATTCCAGTTTCATTTGCTCAAGAATATCCAGAAGAGGGAATAAAAATTGAGGTTGTAGCAGACAATCTAACGATTCCATGGAGCATAGATTGGTTACCTGATGGAACAATTCTATTTACTGAAAGAAACGGGCATCTTAGGATTATTCAGCACGGAATATTGTTAGATGACCCTCTTTTGTCATTAAATGTTGGCGGAGTAGAAGGAGGAATGTTGGGAATTGCAGTTGATCCAGAATTTTCAGAAAACAATTACATTTACGTGTATTATACCACCAATGAATTTTTAACAACATCTAACAAACTTGTAAGATACCAATTTACAGATGGTATACTAATTGAAGATAAAGTGTTGATTGATAAGATTCCAGGAGGACCTTTTCATGATGGAGGCAGAATTCAATTTGGGCCGGATGGAAAACTTTACGTTACAACAGGCGAGGCAGGTCTACCAGATTTATCCCAAGATTTGAAATCATTAGGAGGAAAAATTCTCAGAATAAATTCTGATGGAACAATCCCAAAGGACAATCCATGGAAAAACTCTCCAATCTACTCTATAGGACACAGAAATCCTCAAGGAATTGATTGGGATAAATCAGGAAATTTGTTTGCTACTGAACATGGACCTTCAGGATGGAGAGGAGTTGCTCATGATGAAGTAAATCACATAATTGCAGGAAAAAACTATGGTTGGCCAACCATTATCGGAGATGAAAAAAAAGACAACATGAAAACACCAATTTTACATTCAGGAGATGAAACATGGGCACCTTCAGGAGCTGAATTTTATTATGGCGATAAAATTCCTCAGTGGAAAGGAAAATATTTTGTTGCAACATTACGTGGAAATCATCTACATGTAATTGAGTTTAATTCTCAAAATTTGGTCAAATCCCATGAAAAATTATTTGAAAATGAATTTGGAAGATTAAGAGACATACAAACAGGCCCAGATGGTTTTTTGTATATTCTGACTAGTAATCAAGATGGAAGAGGAATTCCAAAAACAAACGATGATAAAATTTTACGAATCATTCCCATAAACCACACTGGAATAAACGAAAACATAGAAAAAAAACCAAATCCCATAGACTTTAGAGAGCCTAGAAGTTATGCTGGTGAACTTTATGCAATTACAGGAATAGGTTTGGTTGGAATGGTTATCGGGTTTATAGTAATTAAAAAATTAATGAACAAAAACAAGAAATAG
- a CDS encoding Snf7 family protein, with product MISNSWNKTEGESISQRVMGKVKPDEPLKNKIDFAQKKLQFQISKLDGIDEKLKKKHDMIFEKIVNAQRNNKNGYAQAYAGELAQVRKMKNMVSGAKLSMEQVKLRLDTVSELGDVVVTLSPCMAIIKGLSPSLSGIMPEANASMQDLSQILGDVMSGSSMGIGDSMSAAPEANADTLAILEEAHSVIAGQTKSSIPDVPDSLKQQIVEKKTDIFI from the coding sequence ATGATCAGCAATTCTTGGAATAAAACAGAGGGAGAAAGCATATCTCAGCGAGTCATGGGCAAAGTAAAGCCTGATGAACCTCTAAAAAACAAGATAGATTTTGCACAAAAAAAATTACAATTTCAAATATCTAAACTAGATGGAATTGATGAGAAATTAAAGAAAAAACATGATATGATTTTTGAAAAAATAGTCAATGCTCAAAGAAATAACAAAAATGGATATGCACAAGCATATGCTGGAGAGTTAGCACAGGTTAGAAAGATGAAAAACATGGTAAGTGGTGCAAAATTGTCCATGGAGCAGGTTAAACTAAGATTAGACACGGTGTCAGAATTAGGAGATGTAGTAGTTACACTTAGTCCATGCATGGCAATAATCAAAGGTCTAAGCCCTTCACTTAGTGGAATTATGCCAGAAGCAAATGCATCCATGCAAGATTTATCTCAGATATTAGGAGATGTAATGTCTGGTTCATCTATGGGTATAGGAGACAGCATGAGTGCAGCTCCGGAAGCAAATGCAGACACATTGGCAATTCTTGAAGAAGCTCACAGCGTCATAGCAGGACAAACTAAATCATCAATTCCAGATGTGCCTGATTCACTCAAACAACAAATTGTTGAGAAAAAAACAGATATCTTTATCTAA
- a CDS encoding redoxin family protein, with protein MNSEIKTGLILGIIIAAGLGILGTIFSTLDQEPQPSTAFIEINSTSIIDKSGFKKAPQLVGIADYLNTTPQKLQKIMKDKVILYDIWTYSCINCIRTLPYIIAWDDKYSDQGLLIIGIHSPEFEFEKNSENVKMAIEKHGIKYPVVMDNDMETWKAFENRYWPRKYIADHEGYLRYDHIGEGRYQETEKVIQKLLEERSKSLGLEVSAYSLVDIKEFEHTLFRTPELYFGYKFAQNRNQLGSEEGFQPDKTIAYSEPDKIDLHKFYPIGEWKNNEDSMELVSEKGIIKLLYNAKEVNIVTENSAELEIFLDGIPLSEKYSGNDVMDKNTLHVSDAGLYNIIDSESSESHVLEINVKGKGFQIFTFTFG; from the coding sequence ATGAATTCAGAAATTAAAACAGGGTTAATTCTAGGAATCATTATTGCTGCAGGTTTGGGAATTTTAGGCACGATCTTTTCTACATTAGATCAAGAACCACAACCATCAACAGCATTCATAGAAATTAATTCAACTTCGATTATAGATAAATCAGGATTCAAAAAAGCACCACAACTTGTTGGAATTGCAGATTATCTAAACACCACCCCTCAAAAGTTGCAAAAAATAATGAAAGACAAAGTGATTTTATATGACATCTGGACATACAGTTGCATCAATTGTATTCGAACATTACCATACATCATTGCATGGGATGACAAATACTCTGATCAAGGATTGTTGATTATAGGAATTCATTCTCCTGAATTTGAATTTGAAAAGAATTCTGAAAATGTAAAGATGGCAATTGAAAAACATGGAATCAAGTATCCAGTAGTTATGGATAATGACATGGAAACTTGGAAAGCTTTTGAAAATAGATATTGGCCAAGAAAATACATTGCAGACCATGAAGGTTATTTACGATATGATCACATAGGAGAAGGAAGATATCAAGAAACTGAAAAAGTAATTCAAAAATTATTAGAAGAAAGATCTAAATCCTTAGGATTAGAAGTATCAGCATATTCATTAGTAGATATTAAAGAATTTGAACATACATTATTTAGAACTCCTGAATTATATTTTGGTTACAAGTTTGCACAAAACAGAAACCAGTTAGGAAGTGAAGAAGGATTCCAACCAGATAAAACTATAGCATATTCAGAACCAGATAAAATAGATTTGCACAAGTTCTACCCAATAGGAGAGTGGAAAAATAATGAGGACAGCATGGAATTAGTTTCTGAAAAAGGGATCATCAAGTTGCTGTATAACGCAAAAGAAGTAAATATTGTAACTGAAAATTCTGCAGAATTAGAGATATTTCTTGACGGAATCCCCCTATCTGAAAAATATTCAGGAAATGACGTGATGGATAAAAATACTTTACATGTTTCAGATGCAGGATTATACAACATCATCGATAGTGAATCTAGTGAGTCTCATGTTCTTGAAATAAACGTAAAGGGTAAAGGATTTCAAATTTTTACATTTACCTTTGGATAG